One region of Microtus ochrogaster isolate Prairie Vole_2 unplaced genomic scaffold, MicOch1.0 UNK18, whole genome shotgun sequence genomic DNA includes:
- the Kcnh2 gene encoding potassium voltage-gated channel subfamily H member 2 isoform X1, protein MPVRRGHVAPQNTFLDTIIRKFEGQSRKFIIANARVENCAVIYCNDGFCELCGYSRAEVMQRPCTCDFLHGPRTQRRAAAQIAQALLGAEERKVEIAFYRKDGSCFLCLVDVVPVKNEDGAVIMFILNFEVVMEKDMVGSPVRDTNHRGAPTGWLASGRAKTFRLKLPALLALTARDSSVRTGGMGSAGAPGAVVVDVDLTPAAPSSESLALDEVSAMDNHVAGLGPAEERRALVGPGSASPAASVRGPHPSPRAQSLNPDASGSSCSLTRTRSRESCASVRRASSADDIEAMRAGALPPPPRHASTGAMHPLRSGLLNSTSDSDLVRYRTISKIPQITLNFVDLKGDPFLASPTSDREIIAPKIKERTHNVTEKVTQVLSLGADVLPEYKLQAPRIHRWTILHYSPFKAVWDWLILLLVIYTAVFTPYSAAFLLKETEDGSQTHDCGYACQPLAVVDLIVDIMFIVDILINFRTTYVNANEEVVSHPGRIAVHYFKGWFLIDMVAAIPFDLLIFGSGSEELIGLLKTARLLRLVRVARKLDRYSEYGAAVLFLLMCTFALIAHWLACIWYAIGNMEQPHMDSRIGWLHNLGDQIGKPYNSSGLGGPSIKDKYVTALYFTFSSLTSVGFGNVSPNTNSEKIFSICVMLIGSLMYASIFGNVSAIIQRLYSGTARYHTQMLRVREFIRFHQIPNPLRQRLEEYFQHAWSYTNGIDMNAVLKGFPECLQADICLHLNRSLLQHCKPFRGATKGCLRALAMKFKTTHAPPGDTLVHAGDLLTALYFISRGSIEILRGDVVVAILGKNDIFGEPLNLYARPGKSNGDVRALTYCDLHKIHRDDLLEVLDMYPEFSDHFWSSLEITFNLRDTNMIPGSPGGSAELESGFNRQRKRKLSFRRRTDKDTEQPGEVSALGQGPTRVGAGPSCRGQPGGPWGESPSSGPSSPESSEDEDPGRSSSPLRLVPFSSPRPPGEPPGGEPLTEDGEKSSDTCNPLSGAFSGVSNIFSFWGDSRGRQYQELPRCPAPAPSLLNIPLSSPGRRSRGDVESRLDALQRQLNRLETRLSADMATVLQLLQRQMTLVPPAYSAVTTPGPGPTSTSPLLPVRPIPTLTLDSLSQVSQFMAFEELPAGAPELPQDGPTRRLSLPGQLGALTSQPLHRHGSDPGS, encoded by the exons ATGCCGGTGCGGAGGGGCCACGTCGCGCCGCAGAACACCTTCCTCGACACCATCATCCGCAAATTTGAGGGCCaga gccgcAAGTTCATCATCGCTAACGCCCGCGTAGAGAACTGCGCCGTCATCTACTGCAACGACGGCTTCTGCGAGCTGTGCGGATACTCGCGGGCCGAGGTGATGCAGCGGCCCTGCACCTGCGACTTCCTGCACGGGCCGCGCACGCAGCGCCGTGCCGCCGCGCAGATCGCGCAGGCCCTGCTGGGCGCTGAGGAGCGCAAAGTGGAGATAGCCTTCTACCGGAAAGATG GGAGCTGCTTCCTGTGTCTGGTGGATGTGGTGCCTGTGAAGAATGAGGATGGAGCTGTCATCATGTTCATCCTCAACTTTGAAGTAGTGATGGAAAAGGACATGGTAGGGTCCCCAGTTCGTGACACCAATCACAGGGGGGCCCCCACCGGCTGGCTGGCCTCTG GTCGAGCCAAGACCTTCCGCCTGAAGCTGCCTGCCTTGTTGGCGCTGACTGCCAGGGACTCATCTGTGCGGACAGGAGGCATGGGCAGTGCTGGAGCCCCTGGAGCAGTGGTGGTGGACGTGGACCTCACGCCTGCAGCGCCCAGCAGTGAGTCCCTGGCCCTGGATGAGGTGTCTGCCATGGACAACCATGTGGCAGGGCTTGGGCCTGCAGAAGAGAGGCGGGCTCTGGTGGGCCCAGGGTCTGCTTCGCCAGCGGCCAGTGTCCGAGGCCCTCACCCATCACCAAGAGCTCAAAGCCTCAACCCTGATGCCTCAGGTTCCAGCTGCAGCCTGACCCGGACACGCTCCCGAGAGAGCTGTGCTAGCGTGCGCAGGGCATCCTCCGCCGATGACATCGAGGCAATGCGGGCTGGGGCACTGCCCCCTCCACCCCGTCATGCTAGCACTG GGGCCATGCACCCCCTGCGCAGTGGCCTGCTTAACTCCACCTCAGACTCGGACCTCGTGCGCTATCGCACCATTAGCAAGATCCCCCAAATCACCCTCAACTTCGTGGACCTCAAAGGCGATCCTTTCCTGGCTTCACCCACCAGTGACCGGGAAATTATAGCTCCCAAGATAAAAGAGCGGACCCACAATGTCACGGAGAAGGTCACCCAG GTTCTGTCCTTGGGAGCCGATGTGCTGCCTGAGTATAAGCTGCAGGCCCCAAGAATTCACCGTTGGACCATCCTGCACTACAGCCCCTTCAAGGCTGTGTGGGACTGGCTCATTCTGCTGCTGGTCATCTACACGGCTGTCTTCACACCCTACTCGGCTGCCTTCCTGCTGAAGGAGACTGAAGATGGGTCCCAAACCCATGACTGTGGCTATGCCTGCCAGCCTCTGGCCGTGGTGGACCTCATCGTGGACATCATGTTCATTGTGGACATCCTCATCAATTTCCGCACCACCTATGTCAACGCCAATGAAGAGGTGGTCAGCCATCCTGGTCGCATCGCCGTCCACTACTTCAAGGGCTGGTTCCTCATTGACATGGTGGCTGCCATCCCCTTCGACCTGCTCATCTTTGGCTCTGGCTCTGAGGAG CTGATCGGGCTGCTGAAAACTGCGAGACTGCTGCGGCTGGTGCGTGTGGCTCGGAAGCTGGACCGCTACTCGGAGTACGGAGCAGCGGTGCTCTTCCTGCTCATGTGCACCTTCGCGCTCATTGCGCACTGGTTGGCCTGCATCTGGTACGCCATTGGCAACATGGAACAGCCTCACATGGACTCACGCATTGGCTGGCTGCACAACTTGGGCGACCAGATCGGCAAGCCCTACAACAGCAGCGGCCTGGGCGGCCCTTCCATCAAGGACAAGTATGTTACAGCACTCTACTTCACATTCAGCAGCCTCACCAGCGTAGGCTTCGGCAATGTCTCCCCCAACACCAATTCAGAGAAGATCTTCTCCATCTGCGTCATGCTCATTGGCT CCCTCATGTATGCCAGCATCTTCGGCAACGTGTCCGCCATCATCCAGCGGCTCTACTCGGGCACGGCCCGCTACCACACACAGATGCTCCGGGTGCGGGAGTTTATCCGCTTCCATCAGATTCCTAACCCACTACGCCAGCGCCTCGAGGAGTACTTCCAGCACGCCTGGTCCTACACCAACGGCATCGATATGAATGCG GTGCTGAAGGGCTTTCCTGAGTGCCTGCAGGCTGACATCTGCTTACATCTCAACCGCTCCCTGCTGCAGCACTGCAAACCTTTCCGAGGGGCCACTAAAGGCTGCCTGCGGGCCCTGGCCATGAAGTTCAAGACCACACATGCACCACCAGGGGACACATTGGTCCACGCTGGGGACCTGCTTACTGCCCTCTACTTCATCTCCAGGGGCTCCATCGAGATCCTGCGGGGTGATGTCGTGGTGGCCATTTTGG GGAAGAATGACATCTTTGGAGAACCTCTGAACCTGTATGCACGTCCTGGAAAGTCCAATGGGGACGTGAGGGCCCTGACCTACTGTGACCTGCACAAAATCCATCGTGATGACCTGCTGGAGGTGCTGGACATGTACCCTGAGTTCTCAGACCATTTTTGGTCTAGCTTGGAGATCACCTTCAACCTTCGAGAT ACCAACATGATTCCAGGCTCCCCCGGCGGCAGCGCGGAACTAGAGAGCGGCTTTAACAGGCAACGCAAGCGCAAGCTGTCATTCCGCAGGCGCACAGACAAGG ATACAGAGCAGCCAGGGGAGGTGTCAGCCTTGGGGCAAGGCCCTACCCGAGTCGGGGCAGGGCCAAGTTGCCGGGGGCAGCCGGGAGGGCCATGGGGGGAGAGCCCATCTAGCGGCCCCTCCAGCCCAGAGAGCAGTGAGGATGAGGACCCAGGTCGCAGCTCCAGCCCCCTCCGCCTGGTGCCCTTCTCCAGTCCCAGGCCCCCCGGAGAGCCCCCAGGTGGAGAGCCTTTGACAGAGGATGGGGAGAAAAGCAGCGACACCTGTAACCCCCTGTCAG GTGCCTTCTCTGGGGTGTCCAATATTTTCAGCTTTTGGGGCGACAGTCGGGGGCGCCAGTACCAGGAGCTGCCTCGATGCCCTGCCCCAGCCCCTAGCCTCCTCAACATCCCATTGTCTAGCCCTGGTCGGCGTTCCCGGGGCGACGTGGAGAGCCGGTTGGATGCACTCCAGAGGCAGCTGAACAG GCTGGAAACCCGGTTAAGTGCAGACATGGCCACTGTCCTACAGCTGCTACAGAGGCAAATGACACTGGTCCCTCCTGCCTACAGTGCTGTGACCACCCCTGGGCCTGGTCCCACATCCACATCCCCTTTGTTGCCTGTCCGTCCCATCCCCACTCTCACCCTGGACTCGCTTTCTCAG GTTTCCCAGTTCATGGCGTTTGAGGAGCTTCCTGCAGGAGCCCCAGAGCTCCCCCAAGACGGCCCCACTCGACGCCTCTCCCTGCCCGGCCAGCTGGGGGCCCTCACTTCCCAGCCCCTGCACAGACATGGCTCAGACCCAGGCAGTTAG
- the Kcnh2 gene encoding potassium voltage-gated channel subfamily H member 2 isoform X3 yields the protein MAVPAGKENRTGALQPRAQKGRVRRAVRISSLVAQEVLSLGADVLPEYKLQAPRIHRWTILHYSPFKAVWDWLILLLVIYTAVFTPYSAAFLLKETEDGSQTHDCGYACQPLAVVDLIVDIMFIVDILINFRTTYVNANEEVVSHPGRIAVHYFKGWFLIDMVAAIPFDLLIFGSGSEELIGLLKTARLLRLVRVARKLDRYSEYGAAVLFLLMCTFALIAHWLACIWYAIGNMEQPHMDSRIGWLHNLGDQIGKPYNSSGLGGPSIKDKYVTALYFTFSSLTSVGFGNVSPNTNSEKIFSICVMLIGSLMYASIFGNVSAIIQRLYSGTARYHTQMLRVREFIRFHQIPNPLRQRLEEYFQHAWSYTNGIDMNAVLKGFPECLQADICLHLNRSLLQHCKPFRGATKGCLRALAMKFKTTHAPPGDTLVHAGDLLTALYFISRGSIEILRGDVVVAILGKNDIFGEPLNLYARPGKSNGDVRALTYCDLHKIHRDDLLEVLDMYPEFSDHFWSSLEITFNLRDTNMIPGSPGGSAELESGFNRQRKRKLSFRRRTDKDTEQPGEVSALGQGPTRVGAGPSCRGQPGGPWGESPSSGPSSPESSEDEDPGRSSSPLRLVPFSSPRPPGEPPGGEPLTEDGEKSSDTCNPLSGAFSGVSNIFSFWGDSRGRQYQELPRCPAPAPSLLNIPLSSPGRRSRGDVESRLDALQRQLNRLETRLSADMATVLQLLQRQMTLVPPAYSAVTTPGPGPTSTSPLLPVRPIPTLTLDSLSQVSQFMAFEELPAGAPELPQDGPTRRLSLPGQLGALTSQPLHRHGSDPGS from the exons ATGGCGGTCCCAGCAGGGAAAGAGAACAGGACAGGGGCTCTGCAGCCCAGGGCCCAGAAAGGCCGGGTAAGGCGGGCAGTGCGCATCTCCAGCCTGGTGGCCCAGGAG GTTCTGTCCTTGGGAGCCGATGTGCTGCCTGAGTATAAGCTGCAGGCCCCAAGAATTCACCGTTGGACCATCCTGCACTACAGCCCCTTCAAGGCTGTGTGGGACTGGCTCATTCTGCTGCTGGTCATCTACACGGCTGTCTTCACACCCTACTCGGCTGCCTTCCTGCTGAAGGAGACTGAAGATGGGTCCCAAACCCATGACTGTGGCTATGCCTGCCAGCCTCTGGCCGTGGTGGACCTCATCGTGGACATCATGTTCATTGTGGACATCCTCATCAATTTCCGCACCACCTATGTCAACGCCAATGAAGAGGTGGTCAGCCATCCTGGTCGCATCGCCGTCCACTACTTCAAGGGCTGGTTCCTCATTGACATGGTGGCTGCCATCCCCTTCGACCTGCTCATCTTTGGCTCTGGCTCTGAGGAG CTGATCGGGCTGCTGAAAACTGCGAGACTGCTGCGGCTGGTGCGTGTGGCTCGGAAGCTGGACCGCTACTCGGAGTACGGAGCAGCGGTGCTCTTCCTGCTCATGTGCACCTTCGCGCTCATTGCGCACTGGTTGGCCTGCATCTGGTACGCCATTGGCAACATGGAACAGCCTCACATGGACTCACGCATTGGCTGGCTGCACAACTTGGGCGACCAGATCGGCAAGCCCTACAACAGCAGCGGCCTGGGCGGCCCTTCCATCAAGGACAAGTATGTTACAGCACTCTACTTCACATTCAGCAGCCTCACCAGCGTAGGCTTCGGCAATGTCTCCCCCAACACCAATTCAGAGAAGATCTTCTCCATCTGCGTCATGCTCATTGGCT CCCTCATGTATGCCAGCATCTTCGGCAACGTGTCCGCCATCATCCAGCGGCTCTACTCGGGCACGGCCCGCTACCACACACAGATGCTCCGGGTGCGGGAGTTTATCCGCTTCCATCAGATTCCTAACCCACTACGCCAGCGCCTCGAGGAGTACTTCCAGCACGCCTGGTCCTACACCAACGGCATCGATATGAATGCG GTGCTGAAGGGCTTTCCTGAGTGCCTGCAGGCTGACATCTGCTTACATCTCAACCGCTCCCTGCTGCAGCACTGCAAACCTTTCCGAGGGGCCACTAAAGGCTGCCTGCGGGCCCTGGCCATGAAGTTCAAGACCACACATGCACCACCAGGGGACACATTGGTCCACGCTGGGGACCTGCTTACTGCCCTCTACTTCATCTCCAGGGGCTCCATCGAGATCCTGCGGGGTGATGTCGTGGTGGCCATTTTGG GGAAGAATGACATCTTTGGAGAACCTCTGAACCTGTATGCACGTCCTGGAAAGTCCAATGGGGACGTGAGGGCCCTGACCTACTGTGACCTGCACAAAATCCATCGTGATGACCTGCTGGAGGTGCTGGACATGTACCCTGAGTTCTCAGACCATTTTTGGTCTAGCTTGGAGATCACCTTCAACCTTCGAGAT ACCAACATGATTCCAGGCTCCCCCGGCGGCAGCGCGGAACTAGAGAGCGGCTTTAACAGGCAACGCAAGCGCAAGCTGTCATTCCGCAGGCGCACAGACAAGG ATACAGAGCAGCCAGGGGAGGTGTCAGCCTTGGGGCAAGGCCCTACCCGAGTCGGGGCAGGGCCAAGTTGCCGGGGGCAGCCGGGAGGGCCATGGGGGGAGAGCCCATCTAGCGGCCCCTCCAGCCCAGAGAGCAGTGAGGATGAGGACCCAGGTCGCAGCTCCAGCCCCCTCCGCCTGGTGCCCTTCTCCAGTCCCAGGCCCCCCGGAGAGCCCCCAGGTGGAGAGCCTTTGACAGAGGATGGGGAGAAAAGCAGCGACACCTGTAACCCCCTGTCAG GTGCCTTCTCTGGGGTGTCCAATATTTTCAGCTTTTGGGGCGACAGTCGGGGGCGCCAGTACCAGGAGCTGCCTCGATGCCCTGCCCCAGCCCCTAGCCTCCTCAACATCCCATTGTCTAGCCCTGGTCGGCGTTCCCGGGGCGACGTGGAGAGCCGGTTGGATGCACTCCAGAGGCAGCTGAACAG GCTGGAAACCCGGTTAAGTGCAGACATGGCCACTGTCCTACAGCTGCTACAGAGGCAAATGACACTGGTCCCTCCTGCCTACAGTGCTGTGACCACCCCTGGGCCTGGTCCCACATCCACATCCCCTTTGTTGCCTGTCCGTCCCATCCCCACTCTCACCCTGGACTCGCTTTCTCAG GTTTCCCAGTTCATGGCGTTTGAGGAGCTTCCTGCAGGAGCCCCAGAGCTCCCCCAAGACGGCCCCACTCGACGCCTCTCCCTGCCCGGCCAGCTGGGGGCCCTCACTTCCCAGCCCCTGCACAGACATGGCTCAGACCCAGGCAGTTAG
- the Kcnh2 gene encoding potassium voltage-gated channel subfamily H member 2 isoform X2, whose amino-acid sequence MPVRRGHVAPQNTFLDTIIRKFEGQSRKFIIANARVENCAVIYCNDGFCELCGYSRAEVMQRPCTCDFLHGPRTQRRAAAQIAQALLGAEERKVEIAFYRKDGSCFLCLVDVVPVKNEDGAVIMFILNFEVVMEKDMVGSPVRDTNHRGAPTGWLASGRAKTFRLKLPALLALTARDSSVRTGGMGSAGAPGAVVVDVDLTPAAPSSESLALDEVSAMDNHVAGLGPAEERRALVGPGSASPAASVRGPHPSPRAQSLNPDASGSSCSLTRTRSRESCASVRRASSADDIEAMRAGALPPPPRHASTGAMHPLRSGLLNSTSDSDLVRYRTISKIPQITLNFVDLKGDPFLASPTSDREIIAPKIKERTHNVTEKVTQVLSLGADVLPEYKLQAPRIHRWTILHYSPFKAVWDWLILLLVIYTAVFTPYSAAFLLKETEDGSQTHDCGYACQPLAVVDLIVDIMFIVDILINFRTTYVNANEEVVSHPGRIAVHYFKGWFLIDMVAAIPFDLLIFGSGSEELIGLLKTARLLRLVRVARKLDRYSEYGAAVLFLLMCTFALIAHWLACIWYAIGNMEQPHMDSRIGWLHNLGDQIGKPYNSSGLGGPSIKDKYVTALYFTFSSLTSVGFGNVSPNTNSEKIFSICVMLIGSLMYASIFGNVSAIIQRLYSGTARYHTQMLRVREFIRFHQIPNPLRQRLEEYFQHAWSYTNGIDMNAVLKGFPECLQADICLHLNRSLLQHCKPFRGATKGCLRALAMKFKTTHAPPGDTLVHAGDLLTALYFISRGSIEILRGKNDIFGEPLNLYARPGKSNGDVRALTYCDLHKIHRDDLLEVLDMYPEFSDHFWSSLEITFNLRDTNMIPGSPGGSAELESGFNRQRKRKLSFRRRTDKDTEQPGEVSALGQGPTRVGAGPSCRGQPGGPWGESPSSGPSSPESSEDEDPGRSSSPLRLVPFSSPRPPGEPPGGEPLTEDGEKSSDTCNPLSGAFSGVSNIFSFWGDSRGRQYQELPRCPAPAPSLLNIPLSSPGRRSRGDVESRLDALQRQLNRLETRLSADMATVLQLLQRQMTLVPPAYSAVTTPGPGPTSTSPLLPVRPIPTLTLDSLSQVSQFMAFEELPAGAPELPQDGPTRRLSLPGQLGALTSQPLHRHGSDPGS is encoded by the exons ATGCCGGTGCGGAGGGGCCACGTCGCGCCGCAGAACACCTTCCTCGACACCATCATCCGCAAATTTGAGGGCCaga gccgcAAGTTCATCATCGCTAACGCCCGCGTAGAGAACTGCGCCGTCATCTACTGCAACGACGGCTTCTGCGAGCTGTGCGGATACTCGCGGGCCGAGGTGATGCAGCGGCCCTGCACCTGCGACTTCCTGCACGGGCCGCGCACGCAGCGCCGTGCCGCCGCGCAGATCGCGCAGGCCCTGCTGGGCGCTGAGGAGCGCAAAGTGGAGATAGCCTTCTACCGGAAAGATG GGAGCTGCTTCCTGTGTCTGGTGGATGTGGTGCCTGTGAAGAATGAGGATGGAGCTGTCATCATGTTCATCCTCAACTTTGAAGTAGTGATGGAAAAGGACATGGTAGGGTCCCCAGTTCGTGACACCAATCACAGGGGGGCCCCCACCGGCTGGCTGGCCTCTG GTCGAGCCAAGACCTTCCGCCTGAAGCTGCCTGCCTTGTTGGCGCTGACTGCCAGGGACTCATCTGTGCGGACAGGAGGCATGGGCAGTGCTGGAGCCCCTGGAGCAGTGGTGGTGGACGTGGACCTCACGCCTGCAGCGCCCAGCAGTGAGTCCCTGGCCCTGGATGAGGTGTCTGCCATGGACAACCATGTGGCAGGGCTTGGGCCTGCAGAAGAGAGGCGGGCTCTGGTGGGCCCAGGGTCTGCTTCGCCAGCGGCCAGTGTCCGAGGCCCTCACCCATCACCAAGAGCTCAAAGCCTCAACCCTGATGCCTCAGGTTCCAGCTGCAGCCTGACCCGGACACGCTCCCGAGAGAGCTGTGCTAGCGTGCGCAGGGCATCCTCCGCCGATGACATCGAGGCAATGCGGGCTGGGGCACTGCCCCCTCCACCCCGTCATGCTAGCACTG GGGCCATGCACCCCCTGCGCAGTGGCCTGCTTAACTCCACCTCAGACTCGGACCTCGTGCGCTATCGCACCATTAGCAAGATCCCCCAAATCACCCTCAACTTCGTGGACCTCAAAGGCGATCCTTTCCTGGCTTCACCCACCAGTGACCGGGAAATTATAGCTCCCAAGATAAAAGAGCGGACCCACAATGTCACGGAGAAGGTCACCCAG GTTCTGTCCTTGGGAGCCGATGTGCTGCCTGAGTATAAGCTGCAGGCCCCAAGAATTCACCGTTGGACCATCCTGCACTACAGCCCCTTCAAGGCTGTGTGGGACTGGCTCATTCTGCTGCTGGTCATCTACACGGCTGTCTTCACACCCTACTCGGCTGCCTTCCTGCTGAAGGAGACTGAAGATGGGTCCCAAACCCATGACTGTGGCTATGCCTGCCAGCCTCTGGCCGTGGTGGACCTCATCGTGGACATCATGTTCATTGTGGACATCCTCATCAATTTCCGCACCACCTATGTCAACGCCAATGAAGAGGTGGTCAGCCATCCTGGTCGCATCGCCGTCCACTACTTCAAGGGCTGGTTCCTCATTGACATGGTGGCTGCCATCCCCTTCGACCTGCTCATCTTTGGCTCTGGCTCTGAGGAG CTGATCGGGCTGCTGAAAACTGCGAGACTGCTGCGGCTGGTGCGTGTGGCTCGGAAGCTGGACCGCTACTCGGAGTACGGAGCAGCGGTGCTCTTCCTGCTCATGTGCACCTTCGCGCTCATTGCGCACTGGTTGGCCTGCATCTGGTACGCCATTGGCAACATGGAACAGCCTCACATGGACTCACGCATTGGCTGGCTGCACAACTTGGGCGACCAGATCGGCAAGCCCTACAACAGCAGCGGCCTGGGCGGCCCTTCCATCAAGGACAAGTATGTTACAGCACTCTACTTCACATTCAGCAGCCTCACCAGCGTAGGCTTCGGCAATGTCTCCCCCAACACCAATTCAGAGAAGATCTTCTCCATCTGCGTCATGCTCATTGGCT CCCTCATGTATGCCAGCATCTTCGGCAACGTGTCCGCCATCATCCAGCGGCTCTACTCGGGCACGGCCCGCTACCACACACAGATGCTCCGGGTGCGGGAGTTTATCCGCTTCCATCAGATTCCTAACCCACTACGCCAGCGCCTCGAGGAGTACTTCCAGCACGCCTGGTCCTACACCAACGGCATCGATATGAATGCG GTGCTGAAGGGCTTTCCTGAGTGCCTGCAGGCTGACATCTGCTTACATCTCAACCGCTCCCTGCTGCAGCACTGCAAACCTTTCCGAGGGGCCACTAAAGGCTGCCTGCGGGCCCTGGCCATGAAGTTCAAGACCACACATGCACCACCAGGGGACACATTGGTCCACGCTGGGGACCTGCTTACTGCCCTCTACTTCATCTCCAGGGGCTCCATCGAGATCCTGCGGG GGAAGAATGACATCTTTGGAGAACCTCTGAACCTGTATGCACGTCCTGGAAAGTCCAATGGGGACGTGAGGGCCCTGACCTACTGTGACCTGCACAAAATCCATCGTGATGACCTGCTGGAGGTGCTGGACATGTACCCTGAGTTCTCAGACCATTTTTGGTCTAGCTTGGAGATCACCTTCAACCTTCGAGAT ACCAACATGATTCCAGGCTCCCCCGGCGGCAGCGCGGAACTAGAGAGCGGCTTTAACAGGCAACGCAAGCGCAAGCTGTCATTCCGCAGGCGCACAGACAAGG ATACAGAGCAGCCAGGGGAGGTGTCAGCCTTGGGGCAAGGCCCTACCCGAGTCGGGGCAGGGCCAAGTTGCCGGGGGCAGCCGGGAGGGCCATGGGGGGAGAGCCCATCTAGCGGCCCCTCCAGCCCAGAGAGCAGTGAGGATGAGGACCCAGGTCGCAGCTCCAGCCCCCTCCGCCTGGTGCCCTTCTCCAGTCCCAGGCCCCCCGGAGAGCCCCCAGGTGGAGAGCCTTTGACAGAGGATGGGGAGAAAAGCAGCGACACCTGTAACCCCCTGTCAG GTGCCTTCTCTGGGGTGTCCAATATTTTCAGCTTTTGGGGCGACAGTCGGGGGCGCCAGTACCAGGAGCTGCCTCGATGCCCTGCCCCAGCCCCTAGCCTCCTCAACATCCCATTGTCTAGCCCTGGTCGGCGTTCCCGGGGCGACGTGGAGAGCCGGTTGGATGCACTCCAGAGGCAGCTGAACAG GCTGGAAACCCGGTTAAGTGCAGACATGGCCACTGTCCTACAGCTGCTACAGAGGCAAATGACACTGGTCCCTCCTGCCTACAGTGCTGTGACCACCCCTGGGCCTGGTCCCACATCCACATCCCCTTTGTTGCCTGTCCGTCCCATCCCCACTCTCACCCTGGACTCGCTTTCTCAG GTTTCCCAGTTCATGGCGTTTGAGGAGCTTCCTGCAGGAGCCCCAGAGCTCCCCCAAGACGGCCCCACTCGACGCCTCTCCCTGCCCGGCCAGCTGGGGGCCCTCACTTCCCAGCCCCTGCACAGACATGGCTCAGACCCAGGCAGTTAG